The following nucleotide sequence is from Pseudobutyrivibrio ruminis HUN009.
TGTGGCTGATAATACGCTTTGATTTCTCGATTTTCAATAGCATTTACTACTTTATCTAAGAAAGAAGTACTCATATAATCCTCAATTACTACATCCTAAGCATTAACTCACGATCAATAACTTCCCCATTTCGATAATAAACTCGAGGAACACGCTTGCTAACTGCACAAGTTAATTCGTAAGGAATAGTACCTGCACAAGCAGCTAAGTCATCAATACTGTTCTTCTCCCCAAATATTTCAACTTCACTTCCTACATCAACAGTAGGCATATCTGTGATATCAATCATACACATGTCCATGCAAATTTTACCCCTAAGCTTTGCTGGACCTTCCTTTGTGTAAAGTGAACATTTATTAGAAAGACTTCTAAGAAATCCATCTGCATAACCATATGGCAAAACACCAATACGTGTTGGCTTGTCTGTAACAAACATTCCGCCGTAGCTGACAGCAGTTCCTTCTGGGTAAATCTTGATTGTGCTGACAGTTGTCTTCATAGTCATGGCTGGACGAAGTCCCATCTGATGAGCGAACTCACCGTATCCATATAATAACAGGCCTGGGCGCACCATGTCTAGGTATGTTTCAGAAAATCTGGCAACTGCACCTGTATTGGCACAATGTCTGATCTTAAACTTGCTATCAAGCTGTTCTTCTACAGCAGAAATGACTCTAGTGAATAACTCAAACTGATGCTTTGTGTAATCATCATTGGCCTGACCAAACTCATCTGCCTCTGCAAAGTGAGTGAATATTCCCTCTGCCTCAAGCCCTGGCATCTTGCAAGCTTCAACAATACCGCTGACACCTGTATCAAAATAGCCATTATCACAAAGATACCCTAAGCGGGACATTCCTGTATCAACTTTGATGTGAACCTTTAAAACCCCTCCGGCCTTCACCGCTTCTGCGCTGTACTCATCTGCCTTTGCTTTGCAGGTGATAGCCTGAGTGATTCCGTATTCGATAAGACGAGGGACCTGCTCCTTTGGAGTATGTCCTAAAATAAGAATAGGCATCTTGATGCCATTTACGCGTAGCTCTAAAGCCTCATCTGCACTGCTGACAGCAAGATAATCAGCTCCTAATTCCTCAAGGAGCTGACTAACTTGAATACTTCCGTGTCCATATGCATCGGCCTTTACTACGCCAAGAAACTTGACATCACTGCCTATTTTTTCACGAATCTTTGTGTAATTATATGCGATGGCGTCGAGATTAACCTCGGCCCATGTACGTCTAAGTGTTGATTCCATAATCGTATTGCTCCATTATCATTTAATGTTCAATACTATTATAGTCATTTATCTTAAAAACTAAAGTACTTTTGACAAGAAGTCCTGTAATCTCTGAGACTTTGGAGCATCAAAAATTTCTGCTGGAGTTCCTTCTTCTTTGATTCCCATTTCATCAAAGAACAGTACTCTATCAGCAACTTCTCTTGCAAATCCCATTTCGTGAGTTACAACTACCATTGTCATACCATCATCAGCCAGTTCCTTCATAAGGTTAAGGACTTCACCTACCATTTCAGGATCAAGTGCCGATGTCGGCTCATCAAACAAAATAACCTCCGGATTCATAGCAAGTGTACGTGCAATAGCAATACGCTGCTTCTGTCCTCCAGAAAGACTGTCTGGATAAGCTGATGCCTTATCTGCTAGTCCAACTCGCTCAAGAAGCTCTGCAGCTTTCTTGTTTGCCTCTTCCTCTGTCATAAGACCAAGCTTTACTGGAGCAAGTGTAAGATTCTTTTGAATTGTAAGATGTGGGAAAAGGTTGAAGTGCTGGAACACCATACCTACACGACGTCTTACATCATTTATATCTACTCCCTTTGCTGTGATATCCTCGCCATCAAGATAAATCTTTCCATCTGTGAGATTCTCAAGCTGATTTAATGTACGAATGAATGTAGACTTTCCACAGCCTGATGGTCCGATGATAGCAATAACCTCGCCCTTTTCAATCTGCATATTTACATTTTTAAGAACTTCATTCTTTCCGAATGATTTTGATAAGTTTTCTACTTTAATTAATACTTCACTCATGCTATCTCTCCTTAATCAGCCTTTCTTTCTGTTTTGCGTAAGCTCTTTTCCCATTTACCAACAAGTACTGTAAGCAACTCTACGATAATGAGGTATACGAATGCTACAGCAACAAGTGGAAGGAAAGCTTCGTATGTCTGGCTTCGAATAATGTCACCACCACGAGTCAAATCTGTAAGACCGATGTAACCACAAATTGATGTTTCCTTAATAAGCATGATGAACTCGTTTGCAAGAGCTGGTAAAACATTTTTGATAGCCTGTGGCAAGATGATGGCAGTCATTGTCTGCTTATGAGAAAGTCCAAGGCTTCGTCCTGCTTCCATCTGACCATTGTCGATAGACATGATACCACCACGCATAATCTCTGCCACATAAGCACCTGAGTTAATAGCAAAAGCAATAATTGCTACAAGCACCTTAGAAACATTAACTGACTTGAATACAACATAGTAAATAATCAAAAGCTGTACCATCATTGGTGTTCCACGAATGATAGTAAGATATACTTTACAAATTCCATTAAGGATTACATGCGCTCCTGTTTTATCATATGAGACACGGATAACCGCTACAAAGAAACCAATCATTACACCAATAATTACAGCGCAAAGAGCAATTAAAAGTGTATTTCTAAGACCTGTTAGAAGATACTGATATCTGCCATCCTTTACAAAGTTCGCATAAAGCTTTTCTGTAAATGTCTGTCCATCAGCTGCTGCATTAGCATCCTTAACAATCATAACCTGCTTTGATGTGATATATGATGTAGAGAAATTAATAGATTTTGCACGCTCTTCTGTCATTGTCATTCCAGCAATACCAACATCTGCCTTATGAGAGCTAACTGCATTGATAATTGAATCAAACTCCATATCTTCTATTTCGATGCTCATACCAAGCTTATCACCAATGGCATGCATAATGTCCATATCGATACCAACTACTTCGCCACCATCATAGTATTCATATGGCTTAAAAGTAGCATTAGTAGCGACTACGATTGTGCCGTTTTCGTATGTAACTCCCTCAGGTGACTCATATGGAAACTTGCCCTTTGTATCATCTCCAATATAGTTAGAAATGATTGAATCAAGTGTGCCATCTTCCTGAAGTTCAGCAATAGCACCATTAACCTGCTCTAAAAGCTCATCATTATCCTTTGCAATACAGATTGCATATTCTTCCAATGCAAATGGCTCATCTAAGATTACAAGCGAACCCTCGTTTTCAACACTTGCAATAGCAGGCTGCTCATCTGCAATAACACAATCAATCTTTCCCTGCTTTAAGGCCTGAACCGCATCAGTGATTTTATTATAACGTTCAACTGTTGTTCCAGCCTCGTCTCCTTCGTAATCACTGGCATAAATATCACCAGTTGTTCCAAGTTGAACACCGATTTTTGCTCCCTCTAAATCATCGATAGATGAAATAGTTTTTGTGTTGTCAGCACTTCCACAGCCAATGAAAAGTGCGGCAAGCATACATGCAAGAATTGTAGCTTTCTTTTTCATATAATCCGTCTCTCTTTCGTATAATTATTCTTCAATAATGTATTTTTATACTAAAACATAATACCACATAATTATAAAAAATAAAGAGGAAATTCAATAAAAATATAACAAAAATAGCCCCGATATTCATCGAAGCTATTAATAATATGCATAATATTCATTTTATTCGTATCTTAATGCATCAATTGGATTCATATTTGCTGCATGCTTAGCTGGTGAGTATCCGAAGAATACACCTATTGCCATTGAGAATCCTACCGACATATATATACTTGCAATTGAGACCTCTGGTGTATATCCCATAAAATGCGCAGCTATATTTCCAAGCAAAAGTCCTACCACTATTCCAATCACTCCACCTATCAGACAAATGATAATAGCCTCACTTATAAACTGTAGCATTATCATTCCATCAGGGGCTCCTAAGGCTTTTCTTGTACCGATTTCTTTGGTTCGCTCAGTGATTGATACTGTCATAATATTCATTACACCTATTCCACCAACTATCAGTGCAATTGCAGCTATCATTGAAATAGCAAGAGTCATTTGATTCATAGTTTTTGTATTCTCCTGAATCATAGTTTGATTACTATAGGCATCAATATAAAACTTATCTCCTAATGTATTTGACATAACATCAGTTAAATATGATTTAATCTCTGTTGATAAAGCTACCGGGTCCTGACCTTCTGCCGCAACCACCGTAGCATCAAAGATTGTTTCGTCATGAGAATAATTCCATGCAGTCTTCAGTGGAATGTATACACTAGTGCTAATATTTTTATTGCTACCACGCATCATACTGCCCGACTGCTGATACTCATACACTCCTATTACAGTAATATTCATGTATTCATCGTCAACATTAACTTCGAACTCTTTTCCAAGCACATCATCCAATGAATAATTTGCTCCAAAAAGCTGCTCTGCAAATTTGTCCGCCACAATAGCAGTATTCTTTCCTTGCTCGTATGCAAACTCGTTAAATAGATTACCGCCCTTAAGCTTTATGTTATTGGCTTTAAAATAACCAGCACTGACTCCAGTTATCTCTACATTAGCCTTGTTGGCATCCTTAATGACTGTACCAGAGCCAGCACTAGACTCAACAGAGATTGCACTAATCTTTCCTTTAAACTGATTGGCAAGTTTATGAAGTGTTTCTGGAGTGATTTTCATATTTTGATAATCAGCCTCTGAAAGCTCCTGGTTATAATCAATTGGATTAACGTATATGGTAATATTTTGAACACCATAGCTTTCCAGCTGTTTTTGCACACCCTTTGTCATAGAATTACCTACCGTCATGATAGCAATAACTGCTGCAACGCCAATGATAATACCTAGCATTGTAAGGAAGGCTCTCATCTTGTTTGCCTTAATGCTAAGCAAAGCAAGCTTACAGTTTTCTTTAATCATATCTATTCCTTTCAAGCCACCTAGGCCATCTTTTTCTCAGCTATAATATTTCCATCGCTAATAGTTACAATTCTTGGAGTCTCTGCTGCAAGCTCATTGGAATGAGTAATTAGCACAATGGTCTTGCCCTGCTTTTCATGAAGCTCATGGAATATATCCATAACAAGTCTACCTGTTCCAGAATCAAGTGCACCTGTTGGCTCGTCTGCAAGAATTATATCTGGGTCATTCGCCATGGCTCTTGCTATAGCTACACGCTGCTTCTGTCCACCTGATAGCTCATCAGGAGTGTGGTGCATACGTTCTTCCATGCCTACCATCTTTAATAGCTCTATAGCTCTTTTTCTACGTTGCTTTTCCGGAACTCCTGCATAAAGCATAGGCATCTCCACGTTGGCTATAGCATCTGTTCTAGCGATTAGATTGTATGTCTGAAAAACGAATCCAATATGCTTATTTCTTAGAGCTGATAATGCCTTATTAGGGGCCTTTGAAATATCTATTCCATCAAGAATATATTCTCCCGAGGTCTGCCTATCCAAAATTCCAAGAATATTCATCAGGGTACTTTTACCTGAGCCTGATTGCCCTACAATTGAAACAAACTCACCTTTATGAATATCCAAATCTATTCCATGTAAAATCTCCAACTCATTTGGAGTTCCAATATAGTAGCTTTTTCTTATATTTTTTGCTGATAGCAAAATATCATTACTCAAAATATATTCCTCCGTCAGTTCCCATTGACTCTAATGTAGCATCTGCACTGTTTTCATCTATATCAGACTCAACAATCATTTCACCTTCTTTAAGGTCTCCGCCAGTAATCTCTGTATAGAAGTCATCTGAAATTCCTGTTGTCACTGTAACGTTCTTTGTGCTTCCGTCTTTTGTCTGAATCACTACATACTTGCTTCCATCATCTGAAGTCTTAATATCTGATGATGGTACAGCAATGGCATTTTCGGAAGATGCAGTAATAAATGTCATTTTAGCAGTCATGCCAAGACGTAGGTTTTCATTAGCATCCTCAATCTGGACGTCTACTCTATAAGTAGCTCTGCTCTTTGATACAGAAGCGGTAGTAGATGTAGCATCTGTAGTTTTAGTGCTGTTCTTTGTGGCCGTAGGAGAAACAAATACAACTGTACCGTTTAACACCTCATCTCCTGTAGCATCTGTTTTAATCTGAACCTTCTGCCCAACCTGGACGCTTGGAATCTGAGCCTCATCAATATCAGCTGTTGCCTTTAAGCTTGTAACATTATCAATTACAACTGCATCTGTTCCACTGTATGTTTGTCCCTTTACGATGTTTACATTGGTAACTGTTCCATCCTGGGAAGCATATACTGTTGCCTTTGAAAGCTCTTCCTGGGATTTTTCAATTTCCTGCTGTGCAGATAAAGTATTTGACTTTGAACTTAACTCATTAGACTTTATAGCCTGAGACTGAGTATAAACATTTGAATTAGCTGAGTCTGTAGTATTATTTAAGCTAGATTGAGCAGACTCCACTGAACGGTTTGCAGATGAAACTGAATCTCCTGCAGACTGTACAGATTGTTTAGCTGATTCTGTTGCTGCTACAGCATTCTTATATGCTGTATGCTTGCTTTCAAAATCGCTTTGTGCATTAGAAAGCTCAGTTTTTGCTGTTTCTAAATCTGTCTTTGCCTGAGATAACTGGTTCTGTAGATCAGCGGTATCCTTTGTTTTAGTTTCGTACACCGGATTTCCCTCTGCATCCACCATAAGCTGCCCATTTTCATCAGTCTTCTGTACCTGTTCTGTTCCTGGATTATTTATCTGATTCTGTAAATCAGTTATTTTTGAGTTTAAATTGTCCACCTTTTGCTGTGCTGAAGACAATGTTGCGCTTGCAGCATCCATTTCTTTTTTTGCATCATTTTCACTATTGCTTGCTGCTGTAAGACTGTTATTAGCATTCTGTTTATTTCGATTTGCAGTATTTTGATCCTGCTTAGCTGATTCAAGATTTCTGTTTGAATCATTAATTTGATTAGCACCGTTTCTCTGTGCGTCTGCAAGTGCTTGATTTGCATTCTGCTGAGAAATCTCATTTTGCTGATTCTGGATATTGAGAGCCTGCTGCTGATATGAAAGTGTCTGTTCCATAGTTGTCATATCAAGCTTGTAAAGAGGATCTCCCTTCTTTACAACATCTCCAACCTTTACATATACTTCCTCTACGGGATAAGAACTTGTTGTAGTTGCAAACTGTCCGCTTTCCTCTGCAGAAATAATCGTTCCTGTAGCGCTAAGAGTCTTTTCAATGTTTTGCTTTGTTGCCTCAATTGTAATTGGTTCGCTTTCAGAATCCTGTCCCTTAGCCTTTACATATTTAAACCCGGCTACTCCTGCCACAGATGAAATAACAAGGGCTGCTATTATCATGCAAGCTACAACCTTTTTATTCATCTTCTTAAAGAAAGTTCTGTCCTTTGCAGACATTTCCTCATCTAAGCTTTCATCTATTTCTTCATCTAAAAATTCTTCTTCATATAATTTGTTGGTAAAATTCAATTTGTTAAGTATCTCTTTAAGTTTCATTTTTTCCTCCATGTGATTTCTATCAACAGATGCTATTGTGCCATTTGATTCTTAAGAAATACCTTAAGTAAATCTAAAGAAATCTAAAGAAATGACTTTTTACTATTTATTCACAGCTTTTGTGTTACTATACAAACAGATAAAGCTATCTTTTTATAGGAGTGAATATGGGAAATCAAAAGATACTGGTTGTTGATGACAACGAGGAAATAAGAAATATTCTACATATATTATTAGAAAGTGAAGGCTATCAGATTCTAGAGGCTTGCGATGGCGAAACTGCACTTACTATGGTGGACGACTCTATCGATTTAATAATCCTTGATATTATGATGCCCGGCATTTCTGGACTGGATGTATGCAAGAAAATTCGAGAAACATATCAAATGCCAATACTCTTTCTTACAGCAAAGGGAACTGACTCTGACAAATCTCTGGGCCTTCTTATTGGGGCCGATGATTATCTGTCAAAGCCTTTTTCACATAGTGAGCTTACTGCCCGTGTAAAATCCATGCTCCGCCGCTACTATGTATATCAGGGCAAAAAGGAAGCTGTCTCAGACAATTACTACACTTATAACATTTTTAAAGTGGCAAAGGACAGAAATGAAGTCTTTGTTATCAGCCCAGATGGACAGGAAACAGCTATCGATTTATCTGAGTTGGAATATCAGATTTTCAAGCTTTTAATAGAAAGCCCGGGGCGTGTTTTCCCAGCCCAGCTTATATACGAAACTATATGGAATGAGCCATACTTCTACAGTTCCAACGCTACTATTATGGTTCACATCAGAAATCTTCGCACCAAAATCGAGGATGATCCATCTAATCCAGTTCATCTTCTTACAGTATGGGGAAAGGGATATAAACTACAATGAAAAAATTTAAGAAGTTCTTTTCTAAATCCTTATATCTAGAACTATGGCTATCCATAGTTGTTTCCTTGATAATCGGTGGTGTTTCATTCTTTTTGCTGCAGCGGGTTAATGAGCTTATCTATTTTTCAAAATGGGCAGATGAGGTCTATATACCATCTCGATTGGATTCATCAGTAGAAGATTTTCAGGAGTATATTGATGAAAACCAAATATCTAGTGAAGACAAAACTCTTATTTATAAATGGTCTAAGTCACATCCACTTATGTACTTTTATTTAGAGCGTGATGGCATTATCATATACAATTTTTACGTGGACTATTCTTATGATTCAGCTGCAGAAATATCAGAAGCTGACGCCGAACTGATTGAGGAATCCTATGAGTATAATCCATATGTATACACTTACACCATCACCCTATCTGATGGGGAGTGCAAGATGCATGTGTTTGAGGACTTCAAATATGATTTATACTCGAAAATTCAGTTTGCTAATATTGGAATAAGTGCATTACTCATTATTGTCATAATCACTATATTGGTTCGAAAAAAAATCAGATACATTAATGAAGTTACTTCTGGAATTGAAATCCTGGCAGGTGGAGATTTAAGCTATCGTATTCCCGTTAAAGGAAATGATGAGATTTCCAATGTAGCAGATAACATAAACTCAATGAGTATTGCTGTTGCAAACCAAATAGAAAACGAAAAGAAAGCTATACAGGCCAATAACAGCCTTGTCACAGCACTATCCCACGACTTGCGGACTCCTCTCACCACACAGATGGGCTATTTGGAAATTCTAAAAGAGCACCATTATCATTCAGAAGAAGAAATGGATAAGTATGTAAATACCGCATTGGATACTTGCTTTCAGATTAAAGAAATGTCAGATAGACTTTTCGAGTACTTCCTTGCATTTGATCCTCATCCAGAGCGTTCAAAAGAAACTCTCTCATGCTACGATGGAATTGATTTCTTAATGCAGATAATAAGTGAATTATCACTTCCACTAATAGAGCAGGGTTTCAACTTTGAGTATGGTGAACCAACTGAAGCCTTTAAGATAAACGTAAATACGGATGATATTCTTAGAATCTTCAACAACGTATTTACGAACATAGACAAATATGCCGATGAAGCCGAACCGGTTCATGTGGCACTAAAATGTGACAGTGAGTTTGCTACACTCTCGATTTGCAACAAGATTCGATCTGTTCCGCGAAAAAATGAAAGTGCAAAAATAGGACTTATTAGCATCAATAGCCTAATGAAAAGACAAGGCGGCTCTAGCATCGCTAAAACCACCTTGGATACATTCACTATTGAATTAAAATTTCCTATTTACCAGCACGCCTAGTTCTTTTGATGGAGGTCCTTTTCTTAGGGCCTCTTCTTTTTGGAGAATGTGCTTTTCTAAAGGCTGCAATCTCAGCCAACAGCTTTTCATAATCTCTTTCAAATAAGAGCTCACTAATCTCATGACTA
It contains:
- a CDS encoding amino acid ABC transporter ATP-binding protein — translated: MSEVLIKVENLSKSFGKNEVLKNVNMQIEKGEVIAIIGPSGCGKSTFIRTLNQLENLTDGKIYLDGEDITAKGVDINDVRRRVGMVFQHFNLFPHLTIQKNLTLAPVKLGLMTEEEANKKAAELLERVGLADKASAYPDSLSGGQKQRIAIARTLAMNPEVILFDEPTSALDPEMVGEVLNLMKELADDGMTMVVVTHEMGFAREVADRVLFFDEMGIKEEGTPAEIFDAPKSQRLQDFLSKVL
- a CDS encoding ABC transporter substrate-binding protein/permease, giving the protein MKKKATILACMLAALFIGCGSADNTKTISSIDDLEGAKIGVQLGTTGDIYASDYEGDEAGTTVERYNKITDAVQALKQGKIDCVIADEQPAIASVENEGSLVILDEPFALEEYAICIAKDNDELLEQVNGAIAELQEDGTLDSIISNYIGDDTKGKFPYESPEGVTYENGTIVVATNATFKPYEYYDGGEVVGIDMDIMHAIGDKLGMSIEIEDMEFDSIINAVSSHKADVGIAGMTMTEERAKSINFSTSYITSKQVMIVKDANAAADGQTFTEKLYANFVKDGRYQYLLTGLRNTLLIALCAVIIGVMIGFFVAVIRVSYDKTGAHVILNGICKVYLTIIRGTPMMVQLLIIYYVVFKSVNVSKVLVAIIAFAINSGAYVAEIMRGGIMSIDNGQMEAGRSLGLSHKQTMTAIILPQAIKNVLPALANEFIMLIKETSICGYIGLTDLTRGGDIIRSQTYEAFLPLVAVAFVYLIIVELLTVLVGKWEKSLRKTERKAD
- a CDS encoding HAMP domain-containing sensor histidine kinase yields the protein MKKFKKFFSKSLYLELWLSIVVSLIIGGVSFFLLQRVNELIYFSKWADEVYIPSRLDSSVEDFQEYIDENQISSEDKTLIYKWSKSHPLMYFYLERDGIIIYNFYVDYSYDSAAEISEADAELIEESYEYNPYVYTYTITLSDGECKMHVFEDFKYDLYSKIQFANIGISALLIIVIITILVRKKIRYINEVTSGIEILAGGDLSYRIPVKGNDEISNVADNINSMSIAVANQIENEKKAIQANNSLVTALSHDLRTPLTTQMGYLEILKEHHYHSEEEMDKYVNTALDTCFQIKEMSDRLFEYFLAFDPHPERSKETLSCYDGIDFLMQIISELSLPLIEQGFNFEYGEPTEAFKINVNTDDILRIFNNVFTNIDKYADEAEPVHVALKCDSEFATLSICNKIRSVPRKNESAKIGLISINSLMKRQGGSSIAKTTLDTFTIELKFPIYQHA
- a CDS encoding ABC transporter permease: MIKENCKLALLSIKANKMRAFLTMLGIIIGVAAVIAIMTVGNSMTKGVQKQLESYGVQNITIYVNPIDYNQELSEADYQNMKITPETLHKLANQFKGKISAISVESSAGSGTVIKDANKANVEITGVSAGYFKANNIKLKGGNLFNEFAYEQGKNTAIVADKFAEQLFGANYSLDDVLGKEFEVNVDDEYMNITVIGVYEYQQSGSMMRGSNKNISTSVYIPLKTAWNYSHDETIFDATVVAAEGQDPVALSTEIKSYLTDVMSNTLGDKFYIDAYSNQTMIQENTKTMNQMTLAISMIAAIALIVGGIGVMNIMTVSITERTKEIGTRKALGAPDGMIMLQFISEAIIICLIGGVIGIVVGLLLGNIAAHFMGYTPEVSIASIYMSVGFSMAIGVFFGYSPAKHAANMNPIDALRYE
- a CDS encoding response regulator transcription factor, translating into MGNQKILVVDDNEEIRNILHILLESEGYQILEACDGETALTMVDDSIDLIILDIMMPGISGLDVCKKIRETYQMPILFLTAKGTDSDKSLGLLIGADDYLSKPFSHSELTARVKSMLRRYYVYQGKKEAVSDNYYTYNIFKVAKDRNEVFVISPDGQETAIDLSELEYQIFKLLIESPGRVFPAQLIYETIWNEPYFYSSNATIMVHIRNLRTKIEDDPSNPVHLLTVWGKGYKLQ
- the alr gene encoding alanine racemase; the protein is MESTLRRTWAEVNLDAIAYNYTKIREKIGSDVKFLGVVKADAYGHGSIQVSQLLEELGADYLAVSSADEALELRVNGIKMPILILGHTPKEQVPRLIEYGITQAITCKAKADEYSAEAVKAGGVLKVHIKVDTGMSRLGYLCDNGYFDTGVSGIVEACKMPGLEAEGIFTHFAEADEFGQANDDYTKHQFELFTRVISAVEEQLDSKFKIRHCANTGAVARFSETYLDMVRPGLLLYGYGEFAHQMGLRPAMTMKTTVSTIKIYPEGTAVSYGGMFVTDKPTRIGVLPYGYADGFLRSLSNKCSLYTKEGPAKLRGKICMDMCMIDITDMPTVDVGSEVEIFGEKNSIDDLAACAGTIPYELTCAVSKRVPRVYYRNGEVIDRELMLRM
- a CDS encoding ABC transporter ATP-binding protein yields the protein MLSNDILLSAKNIRKSYYIGTPNELEILHGIDLDIHKGEFVSIVGQSGSGKSTLMNILGILDRQTSGEYILDGIDISKAPNKALSALRNKHIGFVFQTYNLIARTDAIANVEMPMLYAGVPEKQRRKRAIELLKMVGMEERMHHTPDELSGGQKQRVAIARAMANDPDIILADEPTGALDSGTGRLVMDIFHELHEKQGKTIVLITHSNELAAETPRIVTISDGNIIAEKKMA
- a CDS encoding efflux RND transporter periplasmic adaptor subunit; the protein is MKLKEILNKLNFTNKLYEEEFLDEEIDESLDEEMSAKDRTFFKKMNKKVVACMIIAALVISSVAGVAGFKYVKAKGQDSESEPITIEATKQNIEKTLSATGTIISAEESGQFATTTSSYPVEEVYVKVGDVVKKGDPLYKLDMTTMEQTLSYQQQALNIQNQQNEISQQNANQALADAQRNGANQINDSNRNLESAKQDQNTANRNKQNANNSLTAASNSENDAKKEMDAASATLSSAQQKVDNLNSKITDLQNQINNPGTEQVQKTDENGQLMVDAEGNPVYETKTKDTADLQNQLSQAKTDLETAKTELSNAQSDFESKHTAYKNAVAATESAKQSVQSAGDSVSSANRSVESAQSSLNNTTDSANSNVYTQSQAIKSNELSSKSNTLSAQQEIEKSQEELSKATVYASQDGTVTNVNIVKGQTYSGTDAVVIDNVTSLKATADIDEAQIPSVQVGQKVQIKTDATGDEVLNGTVVFVSPTATKNSTKTTDATSTTASVSKSRATYRVDVQIEDANENLRLGMTAKMTFITASSENAIAVPSSDIKTSDDGSKYVVIQTKDGSTKNVTVTTGISDDFYTEITGGDLKEGEMIVESDIDENSADATLESMGTDGGIYFE